A window of the Pararge aegeria chromosome 2, ilParAegt1.1, whole genome shotgun sequence genome harbors these coding sequences:
- the LOC120633851 gene encoding voltage-dependent calcium channel subunit alpha-2/delta-3: MQYYKFVVLSSLLLLPEPTPAWRSDTVKIWARTLGEELWRLSESLTKSDQIRIKYKQMNASVKKKDGKQILDSSLRSVSTMLTRKINAVKCIHATAERLAADFEFDNNTTYKYCSAKYSQFYNESKHKIEGSENIPKFAENNSHYTEVSLEKDSHFYDINVNTSTSCIHVPTNIYYQETAALNAILWSKQLDEVFINNYKSDPSLVWQYFGSSHGVLRFYPGMPWKKKGVDTYDCRVKSWYIEAATCSKDVIVLFDVSGSMTGFKNYVARRTLDALLATLSNNDYVNVYKFNATTLEVVDCFKGLVQATPENVATITDALEPMDDGKKPKVVLEGNANLTTAYIKAFKTLKEERERKQCNVSSTQGCNQLVMLITDYVPGNLTEVFEEHNREVVDNKTYIPVRVFTYLIGKEVTNVREIQWMACLNRGYFVHIHSVEEVQQQVLKYINVIARPMILEGKNPPPTWTHANIDHTRTKTWNVSKDVNKPDEDKLVTSVAIPAFDYKSDEFRSNALLLGVAGTDVPIDSIAKLAQPHQLGVNGYSFIVSNNGYLLLHPLLITTINNDLQKNYNSVDFVEVEQVDDGKGPRELGDKIKELRENLVNGSDGSMTEVEVLYQYDSMRRIARVKHDYFFNKLEGTPFSMGISLPMGYGDTELMLKDNPLEAKQGQELIGVNVTTYFDFAYRVHPDWVYCKYHYLEGHESQNAEIEIFKFLVNISRNEIDITKKQYGEQTQSVEFNVSEHCSTTPLGKDEYYCNEDLVKQLVFDAKLSTPYFRTWESTDEEKSLAEKYNVKVRFIATSSGLTRWHYIFDDSKNEKVDKEGNRNKDYTGEVFGDLHYNAIEETWYKAAVLQHMIDTESLVIATKLPVLDKIIKSRPTVANKDGDIIVTASYAIFYKDGDSMTPAAVVGFQFIFNNFQDLFFKMTESTEGELKCDENSNYDCYLIDSSGYVVMSREGKDVGQFFGSVGQGKHTQQVMQSFVDKKVFEYTEVFNYQALCPDSIRGVSESNCGFSIDTPLRLASNFFKWLLFEAFLGLFNILNWNDYTYAASLQNVYNYVTDDHEFSDIESETDFYESTTTNFPPGINETEPKGGKEPEKEKVFSCDHSITLYILNQSYFLDSTGLYLVVNGEDGGDCHPQYWAALVTKTNLLLVVVEKGTLTYEGCKEPPKVEPIPTPASRKSSEPCHKLDLGRLPRRPLEGCYTYHDKERNITECGIGSLTRPYILTQICMILLALLMSKLDL; this comes from the exons AAATATAAGCAAATGAACGCAAGTGTTAAGAAGAAAGATGGCAAGCAAATTTTGGACTCATCACTGCGCTCCGTCAGTACAATGCTTACAAGAAAAATCAATGCCGTTAag TGTATTCATGCAACAGCTGAACGACTTGCGGCAGATTTTGAGTTCGATAACAACACAACATACAAATATTGTTCCGCAAAATACTCGcagttttataatgaaagcaaaCATAAAATCGAGGGAAGCGAGAATATACCTAAATTTGCAGAAAATAATTCGCACTACACCGAGGTGTCACTGGAAAAGGACTCccatttttatgatataaatgtTAATACAAGCACAAGCTGTATTCATGTACCGACAAATATTTACTATCAAG AGACTGCTGCATTAAACGCAATATTATGGTCGAAACAGTTAGATGaagtattcataaataattacaaatctGATCCGTCACTTGTCTGGCAGTATTTTGGTAGTTCACACGGTGTATTGCGTTTTTACCCAGGAATGCCATGGAAAAAGAAGGGAGTTGACACTTATGACTGTAGAGTCAAGTCTTGGTATATAGAAGCAGCTACATGTTCCAAGGACGTGATTGTCCTTTTCGATGTTTCTGGGTCTATGACAGGTTTTAAGAACTACGTGGCTAGGAGGACTTTAGACGCTCTTTTAGCCACTTTATCAAATAATGATTATGTTAACGTCTATAAGTTCAATGCGACGACTTTGGAAGTCGTAGACTGTTTCAAAGGCTTGGTTCAGGCGACACCGGAGAACGTGGCGACTATAACAGATGCCCTTGAACCAATGGATGACGGGAAAAAACCAAAAGTTGTGTTAGAAGGCAATGCTAATCTAACGACTGCCTATATTAAAGCCTTCAAGACACTAAAAGAG GAGAGGGAGAGGAAGCAGTGTAACGTGAGTAGTACACAAGGTTGCAACCAGCTCGTGATGCTCATAACAGATTATGTGCCAGGCAATCTGACGGAGGTGTTTGAGGAACATAATAGAGAAGTTGTCGATAATAAGACGTATATACCAGTAAGAGTTTTCACTTACCTCATTGGAAAAGAGGTGACTAATGTCCGTGAAATACAGTGGATGGCGTGCCTCAATAGAG GTTACTTCGTACACATTCACTCGGTAGAGGAGGTGCAGCAGCAGGTGCTGAAATACATCAACGTGATCGCTCGCCCAATGATTCTAGAAGGAAAAAACCCACCACCTACTTGGACACATGCGAACATCGACCACACG AGAACAAAAACGTGGAATGTGAGCAAAGATGTCAACAAG cCGGACGAAGATAAGCTGGTAACGTCAGTGGCGATACCTGCATTTGACTACAAGTCCGATGAATTTCGCAGTAACGCGTTACTTTTGGGAGTCGCCGGCACTGATGTGCCTATAGATAGTATAGCGAAGCTCGCACAACCGCATCAG CTTGGTGTTAATGGATATTCGTTTATTGTGAGCAATAATGGATACTTGCTGCTACACCCATTGCTAATAACTACC ATCAACAATGATCTGCAAAAGAACTACAATAGTGTCGATTTCGTTGAAGTGGAGCAAGTGGATGACGGAAAAGGACCCAGAGAGCTAGGAGACAAGATTAAAGAGTTGAGAGAAAATTTGGTCAATGGAAGTGATGGCAGTATGACAGAAGTTGAGGTTCTCTATCAATATGATAGTATGAG GAGGATCGCTCGGGTAAAACACGACTATTTCTTCAATAAACTGGAAGGCACTCCGTTTTCAATGGGTATATCGTTACCCATGGGATATGGGGATACAGAACTCATGCTAAAAGACAATCCTCTAGAGGCGAAACAAGGACAAGAGCTTATCGGTGTTAATGTCACTACATACTTCGATTTTGCTTACAGGGTTCATCCTGACTG GGTGTACTGCAAATACCATTATTTAGAAGGACATGAATCACAAAACGCAGagattgaaatttttaaattcctaGTAAATATATCCAGAAACGAAATAGATATAACTAaaaaacaatatggagaacAAACACAAAGCGTTGAATTTAATGTTAGCG AGCATTGCAGCACGACGCCTCTGGGTAAAGATGAATACTATTGTAACGAAGATTTAGTAAAACAACTAGTTTTTGACGCAAAGCTCTCAACTCCATACTTTAGAACATGGGAAAGCACTGACGAGGAAAAGAGTTTAGCTGAAAAATACAATGTGAAAGTGCGTTTTATCGCCACGTCTAGTGGCTTAACTAGATGGCATTATATCTTTGATGATTCTAAAAATGAAAAGGTGGATAAGGAAGGCAACAGGAACAAGGATTATACTGGCGA GGTTTTTGGTGATTTGCACTATAATGCGATTGAAGAGACGTGGTACAAAGCTGCCGTTTTGCAACACATGATAGATACAGAGTCGCTAGTGATAGCCACGAAACTCCCTGTGctagataaaattattaaatcacgCCCAACTGTTGCTAATAAAGACGGCGATATTATTGTTACGGCTAGTTATGCTATTTTCTATAAAGATGGAGACTCGATGACCCCAGCGGCGGTGGTTGGCTTCcagtttatatttaataactttcaagacttattttttaaaatgacGGAAAGCACCGAG GGCGAGTTAAAATGTGACGAGAACAGTAACTACGACTGTTATCTCATAGACAGCTCGGGATACGTAGTAATGAGCAGAGAGGGTAAAGATGTGGGCCAGTTCTTCGGATCCGTGGGGCAAGGCAAACATACCCAGCAAGTCATGCAATCCTTCGTCGACAAGAAAGTTTTTGAATACACGGAAGTCTTTAACTATCAAGCTTTATGCCCTGATAGTATTCGAGGAGTTTCAGAATCGAATTGTGGTTTCTCTATAGATACA CCGTTACGTCTTGCATCGAATTTTTTCAAATGGTTGTTATTTGAGGCCTTTTTaggattatttaatatattaaattggaATGACTATACTTACGCAGCGAGTTTGCAGAACGTGTACAATTACG tgACAGATGACCACGAGTTTTCTGACATAGAAAGTGAAACAGATTTCTACGAGAGTACTACCACAAATTTTCCACCTGGCATTAACGAAACTGAACCAAAAGGAGGAAAGGAACCGGAAAAAGAGAAAGTGTTCTCTTGCGATCATAGCATCACATTGTACATCTTGAATCAATCGTACTTCTTAGATTCGACAGGATTGTATCTCGTTGTAAATGGTGAAGATGGAGGGGACTGCCATCCACAATATTGGGCTGCCCTGGTgacaaaaacaaatcttttattGGTGGTAGTTGAAAAAGGGACGTTGACGTACGAAGGCTGCAAGGAGCCACCAAAAGTCGAACCAATACCCACCCCTGCATCACGGAAAAGTAGTGAGCCTTGCCATAAATTGGATTTAGGACGGTTGCCCCGTAGACCTTTGGAAGGATGTTATACTTATCATGATAAG GAAAGAAACATAACGGAATGCGGTATAGGAAGCCTTACGAGACCTTATATTTTAACACAAATATGTATGATCCTATTAGCGTTGTTAATGTCAAAGCTAGacttatga